DNA from Solidesulfovibrio fructosivorans JJ]:
CCCAGCCGGCCGTAGCCAAGCCCGCCGTCGCGCCCGCCGCGCCGGCTACGTCGGGACGGGCCGCCACGGTCGAACGCCTGGACAGATTGGAGATGCCCTAGGCCGGGGCGATTGCCCGCCCCGGAAAGGCGAGACGCGACATGGCCGCATCCTCCCAACCGACACCCGCGCCCCTGCGCCTGCTGGTGGCCGACGACGAGCCGCGCATCCTCGACCTTTTCACCGAAATCCTGGCCCCCCAGGACGATGTCCTGGGCGGTCTCGACGGTCTCGGGGGCGCGCCCCCCGTGCCCGACGCCCCCCGGTTCGAGCTGACCCTTTGCCGCCAGGGCGAGGAGGCGGTCGCGGCCGTGGTCGCGGCCAAACGCGAACACCGGCCCTTTGCCGCCGCCTTTCTGGATATCGACATGCCGCCCGGGCATGGCGGCCTTTTCGCGGCCGAGGCCATACGGGCCCTCGATTCCGGGGTCCAGATCGTGGTGGTCACCACCTTCACCGACGTCGATCCGGCCACCATCGCCGCCCGGGTGCCGCCGGCCGACAAGCTGCTCTACATCCAAAAGCCCTTCCACTCCCAGGAGATCCGCCAGTTCGCCACCTCCCTGTGCGCCAAATGGCGGGCCGAACGCGATTTCGCCGCGCTCAAAAGCCGCCTGGAAACCCGCGTTACCGAGCGCACCGCCGCCCTGGCCAGCGCCAACCGCAAGCTCACCCGGGAAATCGACGAGCGCGAACGCGTCACCAAACTCATCGTCACGGCCAAGCGCGAATGGGAGGGCATCTTCGACTCCGTTCAGGATATGGTCGTGGTCATCGACAGCGAGCGGCGGGTGCGCCGCCTCAACCTGGCCATGGCCCACCGCCTGGGCCTGCCGCCCCGGGAGGTCGTCGGCCGCGAGGCCGCCTTCGTCTTCGATCCGCCAGACAAGCCCGGCGAGCGCTCCCGGGAAATCCTGGCCATGACCGACGGCCGCCACCATTCCCGGGAAATCGCCATCCCGAGGCTGCACGGGGAATTCCTCGTCACCGCCTCGCCGCTCTCCCACGCCGACGACGCCCCCATCGGCACCGTGTTCGTGGCCCACGACATCACCGAACGCAAAAATCTCGAACAACGCCTGCGCCAGAGCCAGAAAATGGAGGCCATCGGCACTCTGGCCGGCGGCATCGCCCACGATTTCAACAACATCCTCGGCATCATCATGGGCTTCACCGAGATGATCGAAGGCGACGCCCCCCCGGACAGTCCGCTCGCCCGCCGCGTCGACCATATTCTGTCCGCCTGCCGCCGGGCCAGGGACCTCGTGCTCCAGATCCTCTCCTTCAGCCGCCAGAACGAACAAGGGGCCAAGCCCCTGCACGTGGGGCCGCTGGTCAAGG
Protein-coding regions in this window:
- a CDS encoding hybrid sensor histidine kinase/response regulator, with product MAASSQPTPAPLRLLVADDEPRILDLFTEILAPQDDVLGGLDGLGGAPPVPDAPRFELTLCRQGEEAVAAVVAAKREHRPFAAAFLDIDMPPGHGGLFAAEAIRALDSGVQIVVVTTFTDVDPATIAARVPPADKLLYIQKPFHSQEIRQFATSLCAKWRAERDFAALKSRLETRVTERTAALASANRKLTREIDERERVTKLIVTAKREWEGIFDSVQDMVVVIDSERRVRRLNLAMAHRLGLPPREVVGREAAFVFDPPDKPGERSREILAMTDGRHHSREIAIPRLHGEFLVTASPLSHADDAPIGTVFVAHDITERKNLEQRLRQSQKMEAIGTLAGGIAHDFNNILGIIMGFTEMIEGDAPPDSPLARRVDHILSACRRARDLVLQILSFSRQNEQGAKPLHVGPLVKETLKLIRATVPNSIELVDAVRPGRDTVLAEPTQIQQIIMNLCGNAAQAMRDTGGVLEVGLEECPGGLCPIANDAPPADCLRLWVRDTGPGIPGEIQERIFDPFFTTKKPGEGTGMGLAVAHGIVRKYNGDIKVESAPGQGATFSVYLPLAEHAGEVDQEAGPQPRMGRGRVLFVDDEPALAEIGRELLESLGYAVQAETDPRRALARIQKDPIACDLMVTDQNMPGLSGADLAREALAIRPDLPVLMLTGFSETMSREAARAIGIRDLLLKPILRRDLAAAIEAALANGGAGGNGGNGGNGGNGGNGRKEAGGASPLPDPPDRGA